From one Leishmania panamensis strain MHOM/PA/94/PSC-1 chromosome 11 sequence genomic stretch:
- a CDS encoding protein kinase, putative (TriTrypDB/GeneDB-style sysID: LpmP.11.0250) produces the protein MSSPSVAALCSLAFSLQLFPHPQPQPIGVRAADVDFVVAAAAQLERNQREGEQKLRRCGPLSPPASPLFLLRGPRPEHSSQLSMPLCVSKPRVCCFRGKRTERALSLTRATAGTDQLLPPGAAAAQQWLPRAGVAGRPRQSWCSRRSHSPARTRQPTPIVFYGRTLEKLHSTMSISEAESGNSGSGALRVQAGASDESGKFDKAMKTYQRSMAIRRHLANMSASTTCFPDNRGDGSSGSGGALSEVNTAAQTSSSSLRGPQLRSSVLITRVAPAPSTASVASSQRPRVLPEIAASVVKASKTTATTSSPTVTLGAGSSTETCSSMTASIPHAHVLPPVLSTVTRPSNPPFAQEKTAPSSSSPLCVTAQLRSSAKHGNSDRDNANDSSNGEEDAVVQKNTLDSSAPIDPPRLLPLASGWGLIAYDPKVVAERQRTAAWHNSRSFDGGTHDHADQLSASTTDSRQPSQTPSFHQMMGGTYDVPTLGTIFRGPCNGVDRRQQGHQSLLAPPSSARAPIPAATPARQHPKKSITAAAVEPMLSPSASTGLQLSPSLISKSSVSSPAAAVIQQAPPVPASSSAAARAQAIQIGDNDLSYLASRFPAQVAAEEDQRTSRTAAKARPEANERSTGKGRGGVHAGEPLAMVRMPASDLSLKPSEANVTPTVTSPLGKNLARTTTAQFYSTASLTKTFDGAEYLNDYILLSDIGSGATGRVVLAFSLSMNKTVAIKIILKPKENNRLQRRASASALGSGQHSEKGGGSGRRTVGALATTAPKDMQNCMLSFSSTERQSERTKTSPTPLTTVAGKTRNVQREIEVMKDLNHPNIVRLYEVINDPKANSLFLILQYVDRGAVAQLDSTGHIRASLHPWTLLPIATQVSDSLVYLHEQHIVHRDIKPENILVSRDGHAFLADFGVAELMNGETGQPTAATLAYQGTPLFMAPEIYAGVDDEEEDEDDQQTPGGCTQRRSSDDSGQSSSMKASLSREEERGLRVIDPFALDVWSLGVTFYTLLIGHVPFTSMLQIRQTVQQGVNIPTSLPGEWRTVLRRTMEPRQESRISSAELRHMLHAMLAEQEAAEVTAGGRGRKESRSTTLSRPRNASHQSNTASPSTRRVSCAADTGEESVNLGSSSSGSGNESIISGSGHRLVSSSHFTSDDDGDNSDDTTDTSRHDHRNLDLSINSSVLDVLRPTNPKKR, from the coding sequence ATGTCATCCCCGTCCGTCGCGGCCCTCTGCTCCCTGGCCTTCTCGCTCCAGCTCTTTCCCCATCCTCAACCCCAACCCATCGGTGTCCGTGCAGCAGACGTGGATTTCGttgtcgcagcagccgcacagCTCGAAAGGAAtcaaagagaaggagagcaaaaaCTGCGCCGTTGtggccccctctctccccccgcctccccccttttcctgttGAGAGGGCCCCGCCCTGAGCACTCGTCGCAGTTGTCTATGCCGCTGTGTGTGAGTAAACCGCGCGTCTGCTGTTTCCGAGGGAAGAGAACAGAAAGAGCGCTCTCGCTCACTCGCGCTACCGCTGGCACTGatcagctgctgccccctggtgctgctgcagcgcaacagTGGCTTCCTCGAGCAGGTGTTGCGGGGCGACCACGGCAGAGTTGGTGCTCAAGAAGGAGTCACTCACCTGCACGGACGCGCCAACCCACTCCCATTGTTTTTTACGGCCGCACACTGGAGAAGTTACACTCCACCATGAGCATCAGCGAGGCAGAAAGTGGCAACAGCGGAAGCGGGGCCCTGAGAGTTCAGGCCGGCGCGAGTGACGAGTCAGGCAAGTTTGACAAGGCCATGAAGACGTACCAGAGGTCCATGGCCATTAGGCGGCACCTGGCAAACATGTCGGCCAGCACCACGTGCTTTCCCGACAACAGAGGCGAcggcagtagcggcagcggcggcgcactcAGTGAAGTGAACACCGCCGCACAGACCTCATCGAGCTCACTACGCGGTCCCCAGCTCCGTTCATCGGTCCTAATCACACGCGTGGCGCCTGCGCCATCCACCGCATCTGTTGCCTCTTCGCAGCGTCCACGAGTGCTGCCGGAGATAGCCGCCAGTGTTGTGAAGGCGTCcaagacgacggcgacaactTCGTCGCCGACGGTTACACTTGGCGCCGGGTCCTCCACCGAGACTTGCTCGTCAATGACAGCGTCGATtccgcacgcgcacgtgctgccACCGGTACTCAGCACAGTCACACGCCCATCCAACCCACCTTTCGCCCAGGAGAAAACGGCGCcatcgtcctcgtcgccccTGTGCGTGACTGCTCAGCTGCGAAGTAGCGCAAAGCACGGCAATTCTGACCGAGACAATGCAAATGACTCCAGtaacggcgaggaggacgcggtggtgcagaAGAACACcctcgacagcagcgcacctATCGACCCCCctcgtctcctccccctcgcctcaGGATGGGGGCTCATTGCGTATGACCCGAAGGTCGTCGCCGAGCGACAGCGCACCGCTGCGTGGCACAACAGCCGGAGCTTTGACGGCGGTACTCACGACCACGCTGACCAGCTCTCGGCCTCGACAACAGACTCGCGGCAGCCGTCGCAGACACCGTCTTTTCACCAGATGATGGGCGGCACCTACGATGTGCCGACGCTGGGGACGATTTTCCGCGGTCCCTGCAACGGTGTCGAtaggcggcagcagggccACCAATCCCTGCTAGCACCACCTTCGTCAGCTCGTGCACCCataccagcagcgacgccggcaCGGCAACACCCGAAGAAGTCAatcaccgcagcagccgtggaaCCCATGTTGTCGCCATCAGCGTCAACGGGCCTGCAGCTCTCACCCTCACTCATTTCAAAGTCGTCTGTATCATCccctgcagccgcagtgATACAGCAGGCACCTCCTGTACCGGCGTCAtcgtcggcagcagcacgagcccAAGCAATACAGATAGGCGACAACGACCTCTCATACCTAGCGTCGCGCTTTCCTGCGCAGGTGGCAGCCGAGGAAGACCAACGCACCTCGCGCACGGCCGCTAAGGCCCGCCCAGAGGCGAACGAACGCAGTACAGGCAAAGGCCGTGGTGGTGTACACGCGGGTGAACCTCTTGCGATGGTCAGGATGCCAGCGTCAGATTTGAGCCTCAAGCCGAGCGAAGCGAACGTCACACCAACGGTGACGTCGCCGCTGGGCAAGAACTTGGCAAGAACGACAACGGCGCAATTTTACTCCACTGCTTCACTGACGAAGACGTTCGACGGTGCCGAGTACCTCAATGACTACATCCTACTGAGCGACATTGGAAGTGGCGCCACAGGGCGCGTCGTTCTGGCCTTCAGCCTCAGCATGAACAAGACTGTGGCTATTAAGATCATTCTGAAACCGAAAGAGAATAACCGGTTGCAGCGTCGCGCGTCGGCCTCGGCGCTCGGGTCCGGTCAGCACAGCGAAAAAGGAGGCGGTAGTGGTAGAAGAACCGTGGGCGCACTGGCTACAACGGCACCTAAAGACATGCAGAACTGTATGCTGTCCTTCTCTTCGACTGAGAGACAGAGCGAGCGCACCAAGACGTCGCCGACCCCACTAACGACGGTTGCGGGCAAGACGCGTAATGTGCAGCGCGAGATCGAGGTTATGAAGGACCTCAACCACCCCAACATCGTTCGCCTTTACGAGGTCATCAATGACCCTAAGGCAAACTCCCTCTTCCTGATCCTACAGTATGTGGATAGAGGcgctgtcgcgcagctgGACTCAACCGGGCACATTCGAGCCTCGCTGCACCCGTGGACGCTTCTGCCGATCGCCACACAAGTCAGTGACAGCCTCGTGTACCTGCATGAGCAACATATTGTCCACCGCGATATCAAGCCTGAGAACATCCTCGTTAGCCGCGACGGGCACGCCTTTCTCGCCGACTTCGGCGTGGCAGAACTAATGAATGGGGAGACAGGCCAACCaaccgccgccacgctcgCCTATCAGGGCACACCGCTGTTCATGGCTCCTGAAATCTACGCTGGGGTCgatgacgaagaggaggatgaaGACGACCAGCAAACGCCCGGTGGGTGCACACaacggaggagcagcgaTGATTCTGgccagagcagcagcatgaaGGCGAGCCTCTctcgcgaggaggagcgaggcCTACGTGTGATTGACCCATTTGCCCTCGATGTCTGGTCGCTAGGGGTTACCTTCTACACACTGCTCATCGGCCATGTGCCCTTCACCTCCATGCTCCAGATCCGACAGACGGTTCAACAAGGGGTAAACATACCGACCTCTCTCCCAGGGGAGTGGCGCACCGTGCTGCGACGCACCATGGAGCCCCGTCAAGAGTCGCGGATCTCCTCGgctgagctgcgccacatgCTGCACGCGATGCTAGCCGAGCAGGAGGCCGCAGAGGTGACGGCTGGTGGACGCGGCCGGAAGGAGTCGCGTAGCACAACGCTGAGCAGGCCTCGCAACGCTTCTCACCAGTCTAACACTGCGAGTCCATCCACACGTAGAGTAAGTTGCGCTGCTGACACGGGAGAGGAGAGTGTAAAccttggcagcagcagcagcggtagtggCAATGAAAGCATTATTAGTGGTAGTGGCCACCGCTTGGTTTCATCCTCGCACTTCAccagcgatgacgacggtGACAACAGCGACGATACAACTGATACAAGCAGGCACGACCATCGCAACCTCGACCTCAGCATCAACTCTTCCGTCCTCGACGTACTGCGGCCGACGAACCCGAAAAAGAGGTGA
- a CDS encoding phosphoenolpyruvate carboxykinase-like protein (TriTrypDB/GeneDB-style sysID: LpmP.11.0260), with the protein MQVKMMGLSCLGATAAIIASSSSSPLLQQLRGARYANIQETLKPIPGQTAGQISILNEICCNPDAEEERRKPVFRAEVMPDATTAADDNYLRTMYKWGYDSLTLFKKTNEDPGPWWNANASTLVSNWSQVGDYANAGMWSGVWRYTYGIGEYNLRPYELRGRAWGSRDPKTGAVVIRYGKRSTSKPLQRLCFPHTKEHEQHHRIKNPTNIGVTAISALHGKRILRELQYHLGQGLRFYLVDGVFGSDSPTATPYRIITDNPTHAYFASMAAIRAFNYVARQEVTLVKRLSQSPIDEWGWRRPGVLVYHAPSYDFESPRIVEEFGGPRPKDMGLSHNRFIATEPYSIPMKCAMGGEPSCDALLDSTAMLCGRWGFYADEKGYLTVPGESIISKDGRSLTLVITCTEAEADVLRTSPRLYGSRHHRIADGTVSRAWDVVSMPASAAGAKPLPTDIVEQDLQRVQRSLPTRMNLPHTLSHRHHGRRHVSEYGFKWPHNYTEDAATKAYAGGHLFKAPKSDKLAGHQPRPSRFAMSDVDVVIIGEGTDAAAAIVSALMDRGLLYAEEAPLKDAMATALNAAKSVKVVPRGNAKSVLEKLTHA; encoded by the coding sequence ATGCAGGTGAAAATGATGGGTCTTTCTTGTCTTGGTGCTACGGCCGCTATCatcgcgtcgtcgtcgtcgtccccGCTGCTTCAGCAACTCCGTGGTGCACGCTACGCCAACATCCAGGAGACCCTGAAGCCCATCCCTGGTCAGACGGCAGGCCAGATCTCTATCTTGAACGAGATATGCTGCAACCCggatgcggaggaggagcgacgcAAGCCCGTCTTCCGTGCGGAGGTGATGCCCGATGCGACCACCGCGGCAGACGACAACTACCTGCGCACAATGTACAAGTGGGGCTACGACTCGCTGACGCTCTTCAAGAAGACAAACGAAGATCCCGGTCCGTGGTGGAACGCGAACGCCAGCACACTGGTATCAAACTGGTCGCAGGTTGGTGATTACGCGAATGCCGGTATGTGGTCGGGCGTGTGGCGCTACACGTACGGCATCGGCGAGTATAACCTGCGCCCCTACGAGCTGCGTGGACGTGCGTGGGGCAGCAGGGACCCCAAGACTGGCGCCGTCGTGATCCGCTACGGCAAGCGCAGTACCAGCAAGCCACTGCAGAGGCTGTGCTTCCCGCACACGAAGGAGCATGAGCAACACCACCGCATTAAAAACCCGACGAACATAGGCGTGACAGCGATCTCCGCCCTGCACGGCAAGCGCATTCTGCGCGAACTGCAGTACCACCTTGGCCAAGGCCTTCGCTTCTACCTGGTGGACGGCGTCTTCGGGAGCGACTCACCTACCGCTACGCCGTACCGCATCATCACGGACAACCCAACGCACGCCTACTTCGCCTCCATGGCGGCAATTCGGGCCTTCAACTACGTGGCGCGGCAGGAGGTGACGCTTGTGAAGCGCCTATCGCAGTCGCCGATCGACGAGTGGGGATGGCGCCGCCCTGGCGTGCTCGTTTACCACGCCCCCTCCTACGACTTTGAGAGCCCGCGCATTGTCGAGGAGTTTGGCGGGCCGCGGCCGAAGGACATGGGCCTCAGTCACAACCGCTTCATCGCGACAGAGCCGTACAGTATTCCCATGAAGTGTGCCATGGGCGGCGAGCCCAGCTGCGACGCACTCCTAGACAGCACAGCAATGTTGTGCGGCCGCTGGGGTTTCTACGCCGACGAGAAAGGCTACCTCACGGTCCCCGGCGAGTCGATCATATCGAAGGATGGGCGTTCGCTGACGCTGGTGATCACCTGCACCGAGGCCGAGGCCGACGTACTGCGCACGTCACCGCGACTCTACGGTAGtcggcaccaccgcatcGCCGACGGCACTGTGTCCCGTGCGTGGGATGTCGTCTCGATGCCGGCGTCCGCCGCTGGCGCAAAGCCGTTGCCGACTGATATCGTGGAGCAGGACCTGCAGCgggtgcagcgcagcttgCCGACGCGCATGAACCTCCCGCACACCCTctcgcaccgccaccacggccgccgccacgtcaGTGAGTACGGCTTCAAGTGGCCACACAACTACACGGAAGATGCTGCCACGAAGGCGTACGCCGGTGGGCATCTGTTCAAAGCGCCGAAGTCCGACAAGCTCGCCGGCCATCAGCCGCGTCCGTCGAGGTTTGCCATGAGCGATGTCGATGTGGTCATCATTGGAGAGGGAaccgacgccgccgctgctatTGTGAGCGCGCTCATGGACCGCGGCCTGCTCTACGCTGAGGAAGCACCGCTGAAGGACGCaatggcgacggcgctgaaCGCGGCGAAGAGCGTGAAAGTGGTGCCCCGTGGAAATGCAAAGTCTGTGTTAGAGAAGCTGACGCATGCTTAG
- a CDS encoding NADH-cytochrome b5 reductase-like protein (TriTrypDB/GeneDB-style sysID: LpmP.11.0270), with product MLNDVSKGYVTRVAAVVATTFGVSYAVYKLVLQPRQLRRPLAKRWSWCAPPVPITLVEKNREKDSNMLVYRFALPNSYDYAGYEPVSSVRMMSGHVRELSSLSRWYTPISHPDERGFIEFAIKDCDPGRMSARLRYLEPGDIVYLGRWMREFPYKANTFKELGVLCTTSGASVALQLMNIIDKNKADDTKLCLLYCHHTAADIPFRDTLFRTYEAHNKGRIQVSYNVLAGGRRRGSATPIEQNMYVGNIDPETIAAALPPPVRAVEVGAGGGSDTVPQLVTYRPRLLICAPQSMLTVMCGRVSSVGNYTYWQGPFYRYSGFLKDMGYTSSQVYKFGVSTHFLADH from the coding sequence ATGTTGAATGACGTGAGCAAGGGTTACGTAACCCGCGTGGCCGCCGTGGTCGCTACGACGTTTGGCGTGAGCTACGCGGTGTACAAGCTTGTATTGCAGCCcaggcagctgcgccggccGCTGGCGAAGCGGTGGAGCTGGTGTGCACCGCCGGTGCCGATCACGCTGGTGGAGAAGAACAGGGAGAAGGACAGCAACATGCTTGTATACCGCTTTGCCCTGCCAAACAGCTACGACTACGCCGGCTATGAGCCAGTCAGCTCTGTTCGGATGATGAGCGGGCATGTGCGCGagctctcttcgctctcccgGTGGTACACCCCGATCAGTCACCCTGACGAACGGGGCTTCATCGAGTTTGCCATCAAGGACTGTGACCCCGGACGCATGTCAGCTCGTCTACGCTACCTCGAGCCGGGCGACATTGTTTACCTTGGGCGATGGATGCGGGAGTTCCCATACAAGGCGAACACGTTCAAAGAGCTCGGCGTCTTGtgcaccacctctggcgcctccgtggcgctgcagctcatgaACATAATAGACAAGAACAAGGCGGATGACACCAAGCTATGCCTCCTCTACTGCCaccacaccgctgccgacaTCCCCTTCAGGGACACCCTCTTCAGGACGTATGAGGCGCACAACAAAGGCCGCATTCAAGTCTCGTACAACGTGTTGGCCGGCGGAAGGCGAAGGGGGAGTGCTACACCGATCGAACAGAACATGTATGTGGGCAACATCGATCCCGAAACgatcgcagcagcgctgccgccgccggtgcgcgCTGTGGAAGTCGGCGCCGGAGGTGGCAGTGACACTGTGCCGCAGCTCGTGACGTACCGCCCTCGGCTGCTCATCTGTGCGCCACAGTCGATGCTGACAGTCATGTGCGGTCGTGTCAGCTCTGTTGGCAACTACACGTACTGGCAAGGGCCCTTCTATCGCTACTCCGGCTTCCTCAAGGACATGGGCTACACCTCCTCTCAAGTGTACAAGTTCGGTGTTTCAACGCACTTCCTTGCTGATCATTGA